One Natronomonas gomsonensis genomic window, CCGTCACCGTCTCACCGGTCATGAACGCCGCGGCGTCGCTGGCGAGGAACTGGACGACGTCCGCGATATCTTCGGTGTGACCGATGCGTCGGTCGACCGTCGCTCGTGGTGGCATCTGGTCTTCCTGAATGCCGAGCGTCTCGGCGACGCCCGGTGTCTGAATGAGTCCTGGTGCGACGCAGTTGACGCGGATGCCGTGTGGCGCCCACTCGACGGAGAGCGTCTCCGTCAGCCGAATGATGGCGGCTTTCGAGGCGCTGTAGTGGCTCTCGTGGGGCGCGGCGTGTTGGCCGTTGACGCTGGAGAGGTTGATGATACAACCGCCGTCACCCTCGCGCATGTACTCGCCTGCGGCCTGGGTGCAGTGGAAGGTGCCGTGGAGATTGAGGTCGACGATGGCCTTCCAGCCGTTCTCGGAGATGTCCTCGAAGGGGGCGACGAACTCGCCGCCGGCGTTGTTGACGAGCAGGTCGACGCCGCCGAACTCCTCGACGGTGGCCTCGACGAACGCCTCGACTTCGTCGGGTTCGCGAACGTTGCACTCGACGGCGAGGGCGGTGCCGCCCTCCGCTCGAATCCCCTCGGCGACGGGGTCGACGCGGTCCTGTGACCGCGAGCAGATGGCGACGTTGGCGCCGTCGGCGGCGAGTCGCTCCGCGATGGTTCGGCCGATGCCCTGTGAGGCACCGGTGACGATGGCGTTACAGCCGTCGACGCTGAACTGGTCTGTCGGCATATCCGGTCCCTCGGAGGCCGCCGGTATCACGGTATCGGTGGCGGGTCTCGTCAGGTCCATCCGAGATGTCGCTTGCGTCGCGAGAGATAGTTATCAAGAAATGTCGGCAGTGAGGACCGCTCTCCCGTTACAGGAAGCCTTCGATGTGGTTGACGACTTCCTCGGGCGTGTCGCCGACGGGGACGCCGGCGTCGTTGAGCGCATCGATTTTCGATTCGGCAGTGCCAGTGCCGCCGCCACCGGAGACGATGGCGCCGGCGTGGCCCATTCGCTTGCCCGGCGGGGCGGTACGGCCGGCGATGAAGCCGGCGACCGGCGTGTCCATGTACTCGCCGATGTAGCTTGCGGCCTCCTCCTCGTCTTCGCCGCCGATTTCGCCACACATCGCGATGGCCTTCGTATCGGGGTCGTTTTCGAACATCTCCAGCGCGTCGACGAAGTCGGTGCCGATGATGGGGTCGCCGCCGATGCCGACGGCGGTGGTCTGGCCGATGCCTCGCTTCGTGAGGTTGTCGACGACCTGGTAAGTCAGCGTCCCCGACCGGGAGACCAATCCGACGTTACCGCTCTCGAAGATGTTGCCCGGCAGGATGCCGAGTTTCGCCTGTCCAGGCGTGATGACGCCGGGACAGTTCGGACCGACGAGTTGTGTGTCGGTCTCTCGGAGTTTTCGGTACACCTTCGACATGTCCTGTTGGGGGATGCCCTCGGTGATGGCGACCACGAGGTCGAGCGGCGCGTCGAGCGCCTCGAACAGCGCGTCGGCGGCAAAGGCCGGCGGGACGAAGACGACCGAGGTGTCCGCGTTCTCCTCGCGAGCGGCGCGGTCGACGGTGTCGTAGACGGGAATCCCGTCGACCTCTTGACCGCCCTTACCGGGGACGGCGCCGGCGACGACGTTCGTTCCGTATTCGACCATCTGGCGGGTGTGGAACTTCCCCTCGCCGCCAGTGATGCCCTGTACCACGACGCGGCTGTCGTTGTCGACTAAGATGCTCATTGTGCTTCCTCCTCGGCGTATTCGACGGCGCGCTGGACGGCTTCCTCCAGCGTCACCTCGACGGTCACGAGGTCGGTGTTCAGGATGTCCATGCCTTCCTCGGCGTTCGTGCCGGCGAGTCGGACGACGACCTTCTTGGGAATCTCGTCGAAACTCTCCAGAGCCTCGTTGATACCCTTCGCAACCTCGTCGCCCCGTGTGATGCCGCCGAAGATGTTGAACACGACGGAATCGACGTTCTCGTCGGAGAACACCATATCGAGGGCGTTCGTCACGCGTTCGGCCTTCGCGCCGCCGCCGATGTCGAGGAAGTTGGCGGGCTGGCCGCCGTAGTAGTCGACGAGGTCGAGCGTCGTCATCACGAGACCGGCACCGTTGCCGATGATGCCGACGTTACCCGACAGTCGGACGTAGTCGAAGCCGTACTCGTTGGCCTTCGCTTCGAGGTCGTCCTCTGCAGCCTCATCCTCCATTTCGGCGAGGTCGGGGTGACGGAACAGCGCGTCGTCGTCGATGTTCATCACGGCGTCGGCGGCGACGACGTCGCCGTCGGCCGTAATCATCAGGGGGTTGACCTCGATTTCGGTCGCGTCGGAGTCGTCCCACAACTGGAACAGCGTCCGGAGGACGCTCGCTACGTCGCCGGCGACCTCGCGGTCGACGCCGGCCTCGTAGACGGCCTTCCGTGACTCGTAGGGCTGCATCCCGAAGGCGGGGTCGATGTGTTCCCGCTCGATGGCCTCGGGGTCCTCGGCGGCGACCTCCTCGATGTTGACGCCCCCGCGGGTCGAGACCATCGCGACGGGTTCGCCCTCGTTTCGGTCCATCGTCACGCCGACGTACAGCTCGTTGACGAAGTCGACGGCTCCCTCGACGAGGACGCGGTCGACGTGGAGGCCCTTGAGGTCCATCCCGATGATGTTCTCGGCGGCCTCGCGGGCTTCTTCGGCGTTGTCGACCAACTCGATACCTCCGGCCTTCCCACGACCACCGACCTGTACCTGCGCCTTGATGGCGACGGGATAACCGATGTCCTCGGCCGCATCGACCGCCTCGTCGACGGTCGACGCGAGCTTCGAGTCCGGCACCGGAACCCCGGCGTCGGCGAAGACACCCTTCGCTTGGTACTCGTGAAGTTTCATCCACATCGAACGGCGAGTGGCAGCCGCTTAAATCGTGCCATTTGGTGGCTTGTCGGCTCGAAAAATAGCGCTCGAAACTCGACACGCGTCCACGGACGGGGCGAAATCATCCCCGAGAGTGCGCTAAACCATCAACTCGTTGTGTGGGGGGAAATCGTACGGCGGGAGTGAATCGTCCGCCACTGGAGTCCCGCCGCACGGGCGCCGACTCCGTAGTGGGGATGGGGGAACTCGGACGGGCGGCGCCCACGAGACACTACCGGCTTTGACCCGTAAAGTTATTTAGCGATTATTCTCCACCGAGATGGCGTCAGCGGGGGTAACGTCTCGTTCAGGGGCGTCCATCGCCGGTGCCGACTCGGTGCGTTCCGTGAGGCGGCGGCGGGAGTGCCACCACCCGAAATGGGAGAACCGACCTAGTGGGGTAAACCACGGTCGGAGTCGTGCCGACGACCACTGTGGGGTGACC contains:
- a CDS encoding SDR family NAD(P)-dependent oxidoreductase, producing MPTDQFSVDGCNAIVTGASQGIGRTIAERLAADGANVAICSRSQDRVDPVAEGIRAEGGTALAVECNVREPDEVEAFVEATVEEFGGVDLLVNNAGGEFVAPFEDISENGWKAIVDLNLHGTFHCTQAAGEYMREGDGGCIINLSSVNGQHAAPHESHYSASKAAIIRLTETLSVEWAPHGIRVNCVAPGLIQTPGVAETLGIQEDQMPPRATVDRRIGHTEDIADVVQFLASDAAAFMTGETVTVKGVPRAGNSFDVDLGLDQ
- the sucD gene encoding succinate--CoA ligase subunit alpha; this translates as MSILVDNDSRVVVQGITGGEGKFHTRQMVEYGTNVVAGAVPGKGGQEVDGIPVYDTVDRAAREENADTSVVFVPPAFAADALFEALDAPLDLVVAITEGIPQQDMSKVYRKLRETDTQLVGPNCPGVITPGQAKLGILPGNIFESGNVGLVSRSGTLTYQVVDNLTKRGIGQTTAVGIGGDPIIGTDFVDALEMFENDPDTKAIAMCGEIGGEDEEEAASYIGEYMDTPVAGFIAGRTAPPGKRMGHAGAIVSGGGGTGTAESKIDALNDAGVPVGDTPEEVVNHIEGFL
- the sucC gene encoding ADP-forming succinate--CoA ligase subunit beta translates to MKLHEYQAKGVFADAGVPVPDSKLASTVDEAVDAAEDIGYPVAIKAQVQVGGRGKAGGIELVDNAEEAREAAENIIGMDLKGLHVDRVLVEGAVDFVNELYVGVTMDRNEGEPVAMVSTRGGVNIEEVAAEDPEAIEREHIDPAFGMQPYESRKAVYEAGVDREVAGDVASVLRTLFQLWDDSDATEIEVNPLMITADGDVVAADAVMNIDDDALFRHPDLAEMEDEAAEDDLEAKANEYGFDYVRLSGNVGIIGNGAGLVMTTLDLVDYYGGQPANFLDIGGGAKAERVTNALDMVFSDENVDSVVFNIFGGITRGDEVAKGINEALESFDEIPKKVVVRLAGTNAEEGMDILNTDLVTVEVTLEEAVQRAVEYAEEEAQ